A part of Lacibacter sp. H407 genomic DNA contains:
- a CDS encoding alpha/beta hydrolase family protein encodes MKKMFFLLLAFIAVQQISAQKKPLDHSVYDRWQSVQGAQISDDGKWVVYMVNPQEGDGDLIIQSTDGNYKKTIARGYSSIITNDSRFVIFKIRPLFKDTRDARIKKKRPDDMPKDSLAIIEFGKEDVWKVARVKTFKTPEKGNGWVAYHMDKALPEPPKPAPKPDSLTQINKMVSMADSLMRVADSLKNKANEAKTKGLMVLQPAKGGARPPARPAGEPVEEGTELVVRNTQTGEEKKFKLVNEYYFSENGNTLIIETSKKNGDTLSKAAVLWMNTATGKVDTVLQGFNDAKNYALDVAGSQLAFVAERDSVSKALRKFYKLWYFKPGMDSARLRVDRNTTGVQKDVTVSPDYQPKFSKKSDRLYLGLAPIRQPKDTSLVDFETARLDIWHYDDDQLQPQQLVQLNMELRRSHLAVLYGDATAVTMLSDATLDRVSTTDEDDADVAVGFYSKPYRKQNQWEQHNYNDLYLVNVKTGERKLIAKKIRSGNISPKGKFVAWFDWKAHQYVAYDVATGKTAVLTKDIKVPLFDEDDDHPDDPPPHGVMGWHENDAALYVYDKFDIWKVDPTGKEKPVCITNGVGRKKQLTFRYSELDREERFVKDGQTLLLGVFDNKEKGYGLMTHKLGSSFALNESLPVTNPAVINSGNVLKGKNSDVLVYTAMTPQMSGSLFTTTLSTAQNHKASKQLSSANEQQKDYNWYTVELHKWKMFDGKESEGLLFKPENFDPNKKYPVIFYFYERNSDTRYSYRTPAPSASTINIAYFTSNGYLVFDPNIYYKDGEPGESAYNSVVSAGKYLSKMKFVDSTKMAIQGQSWGGYQVAYLVTRTKMFAAAGAGAPVANMFSAYGGIRWGAGISRQFQYERSQTRLGATPWQRPDLYTKNSPLFKTDKVTTPLLLMHNDKDGAVPWYQTIEFFSALRRLDKKAWFLQYNDEDHNLVERRNRKDLSVRLSQFFDHYLKGAPMPVWMKEGVPAVNKGIDWGFDIK; translated from the coding sequence ATGAAGAAAATGTTTTTTCTGTTGCTGGCATTTATAGCCGTGCAACAAATTTCCGCTCAAAAAAAGCCTCTCGATCATTCGGTGTACGACCGCTGGCAAAGTGTACAAGGTGCCCAGATCAGTGATGATGGCAAATGGGTCGTGTACATGGTTAATCCGCAGGAAGGCGATGGCGACCTCATTATTCAATCGACTGATGGCAACTACAAAAAAACAATTGCCCGTGGTTACAGTTCCATTATTACCAACGACAGTCGTTTTGTGATCTTCAAGATCCGTCCGCTGTTTAAAGACACACGTGATGCAAGGATCAAAAAGAAACGTCCGGATGATATGCCAAAAGATAGTTTGGCGATTATCGAATTCGGAAAAGAAGATGTGTGGAAAGTGGCACGTGTAAAAACGTTTAAAACACCGGAGAAAGGAAATGGCTGGGTAGCTTATCATATGGATAAAGCATTACCTGAACCGCCAAAGCCTGCACCCAAACCCGATTCACTTACACAGATCAACAAAATGGTTTCTATGGCCGATTCGTTGATGCGTGTTGCTGACAGTTTAAAGAACAAAGCAAATGAAGCAAAGACGAAAGGGTTAATGGTGTTGCAACCGGCAAAGGGTGGGGCAAGACCTCCTGCAAGACCGGCTGGTGAACCTGTAGAAGAAGGCACCGAGTTGGTTGTACGCAATACACAAACCGGCGAAGAGAAAAAGTTTAAGCTGGTGAATGAATATTATTTCAGTGAAAACGGAAATACATTGATCATTGAAACAAGTAAAAAGAATGGCGATACATTAAGTAAGGCCGCTGTTCTTTGGATGAATACGGCTACCGGAAAAGTAGATACGGTATTGCAGGGTTTTAATGATGCAAAAAATTATGCGCTGGATGTTGCAGGCTCTCAACTTGCGTTTGTTGCAGAACGTGACAGTGTAAGCAAAGCATTACGTAAGTTTTACAAACTCTGGTATTTTAAACCTGGAATGGATAGTGCCCGTTTGCGTGTTGATCGCAATACTACCGGTGTGCAAAAGGATGTAACGGTGAGTCCCGATTACCAACCAAAATTCAGTAAGAAAAGTGATCGTTTGTACCTTGGCCTGGCACCAATTCGTCAGCCGAAGGATACATCGTTGGTTGACTTTGAAACAGCACGACTCGATATCTGGCATTACGATGATGATCAGCTTCAACCACAACAATTGGTTCAACTGAATATGGAATTACGCAGAAGTCATCTCGCTGTTTTATATGGCGATGCTACTGCAGTTACCATGTTGAGTGATGCTACATTGGATCGTGTATCAACTACTGATGAAGATGATGCAGATGTAGCTGTAGGATTCTATAGCAAACCTTATCGCAAACAAAACCAGTGGGAACAGCATAATTACAATGATCTGTATTTGGTGAATGTAAAAACCGGCGAACGAAAATTGATCGCAAAAAAAATACGTAGCGGCAATATTTCTCCAAAAGGAAAATTTGTTGCCTGGTTCGACTGGAAAGCGCATCAATATGTAGCATATGATGTAGCTACAGGTAAAACAGCTGTGCTTACAAAAGATATTAAAGTACCGTTGTTTGACGAAGATGATGATCATCCGGATGATCCACCACCACATGGTGTAATGGGCTGGCATGAAAATGATGCAGCATTGTATGTGTATGATAAATTTGATATCTGGAAAGTTGATCCAACAGGAAAAGAAAAACCTGTATGTATTACCAATGGCGTTGGCCGAAAAAAACAATTGACATTCCGCTACAGCGAACTTGATCGTGAAGAACGTTTTGTAAAAGACGGGCAAACATTACTGCTCGGCGTTTTTGACAATAAAGAAAAAGGATACGGATTAATGACTCATAAACTTGGTAGCAGTTTCGCACTCAATGAGTCATTGCCTGTAACCAATCCTGCTGTGATCAATAGTGGTAATGTATTGAAAGGAAAAAATAGTGATGTGCTGGTATATACAGCCATGACACCACAAATGAGTGGAAGTCTTTTTACAACCACATTGAGTACTGCACAGAATCATAAAGCTTCTAAGCAATTGAGTTCAGCTAATGAACAACAGAAAGATTACAACTGGTACACCGTTGAATTACATAAATGGAAAATGTTTGATGGTAAAGAATCAGAAGGTTTGTTGTTCAAGCCGGAGAATTTCGATCCCAACAAAAAATATCCGGTGATCTTTTATTTCTATGAGCGAAATTCAGATACACGTTACAGTTACCGCACACCGGCACCAAGTGCATCAACCATCAATATTGCTTATTTCACGAGCAACGGTTATTTGGTATTTGATCCGAATATTTATTACAAGGACGGAGAGCCGGGCGAAAGTGCATACAACTCTGTTGTAAGTGCGGGCAAGTATCTCAGCAAAATGAAGTTTGTTGACAGTACCAAAATGGCCATTCAAGGACAAAGCTGGGGTGGTTACCAGGTTGCGTATCTTGTTACACGTACCAAAATGTTTGCTGCAGCGGGAGCGGGTGCACCGGTAGCAAATATGTTCAGTGCGTATGGCGGTATCCGTTGGGGTGCAGGTATCAGCCGACAATTCCAGTACGAACGTTCTCAAACACGTTTGGGTGCAACGCCATGGCAACGTCCTGATCTTTATACCAAAAATTCACCGTTGTTTAAAACAGATAAAGTAACAACACCATTATTATTGATGCATAATGATAAAGATGGTGCTGTACCCTGGTACCAAACCATTGAATTCTTTTCAGCATTGCGTCGTTTAGATAAAAAAGCATGGTTCCTGCAATACAACGATGAAGATCATAACCTGGTTGAACGCCGAAACAGAAAAGATCTTTCTGTTCGTTTAAGTCAGTTCTTTGATCATTATCTCAAAGGAGCACCAATGCCCGTATGGATGAAAGAAGGTGTACCTGCGGTGAACAAAGGAATTGATTGGGGATTTGATATCAAATAA
- a CDS encoding SixA phosphatase family protein — protein MSIAVKPNVSSILTISLCLILFTSCSRNTYYIVRHAEKAAANANMSSDVPLSAEGEQRAQNLKTLLQDKSFAAIFSTPYIRTKSTAKPLSEAKGIPVQLYSPKDTADQFIARVKTIQKGDVLLVGHSNTVDDLVNKIMGQSLLTDLAETEYNNLFLIKRKGKKYTFERTTF, from the coding sequence ATGTCAATTGCCGTAAAACCAAACGTATCATCAATTTTAACGATTAGTTTATGCCTCATCCTGTTTACATCGTGCAGCCGAAATACCTATTACATTGTACGCCATGCTGAAAAAGCAGCAGCCAATGCAAACATGAGTAGCGATGTTCCATTAAGTGCAGAAGGCGAACAACGGGCACAAAATCTGAAAACATTATTGCAGGATAAATCATTTGCCGCCATTTTTTCAACACCTTACATCCGTACAAAATCAACAGCAAAACCGTTAAGTGAAGCAAAAGGAATTCCTGTACAATTATATTCACCAAAAGATACCGCTGATCAATTTATTGCCCGTGTAAAAACAATTCAAAAAGGAGATGTGTTACTCGTTGGTCATTCAAATACAGTAGATGATCTGGTGAATAAAATAATGGGGCAATCGCTCTTAACCGATCTTGCTGAAACAGAATACAACAATCTGTTTCTCATCAAACGGAAAGGAAAAAAATATACGTTCGAACGCACAACATTTTAA
- a CDS encoding dihydrolipoamide acetyltransferase family protein produces MALVDLVMPKLGESIMEATILRWHKQPGDSIKMDETVLDIATDKVDSEVPSTAEGVLSEVLFSENDVVPIGAVIARIKTGAAEATSSAPTPAPAPAQVVESVNAEVIDEDIPYQPAGAKVSAPANGIRFYSPLVLNIAAQEGIGMAELEKIPGTGNEGRVTKKDILQYVSTRKGGATSYSPQTASNDDVLVVPMNRVEQPVQQQQPAPAPSMAPTVYSGNVEIIEMDRMRKLIADHMVRSKQTSPHVTSFTEADVTNLVQWRDKMKKEFEKREGTKITFTPLFIEAIVKCIKKYPLINSSVDGDRIIVKKDINIGMATALPSGNLIVPVIKNADQLNLVGLTKQVNNLADSARNGKLKADDTTGGTFTMTNVGTFGSLMGTPIINQPQVAVLAVGAIKKRPVVIETPMGDSIAIRHMMYLSMSYDHRIIDGSLGATFLTAVANELQNFNPDRDL; encoded by the coding sequence ATGGCTTTAGTTGATTTAGTAATGCCCAAACTCGGCGAAAGTATTATGGAAGCTACCATTTTACGTTGGCATAAGCAACCGGGCGACAGTATTAAAATGGATGAAACGGTACTGGATATTGCAACTGATAAGGTTGACAGTGAAGTGCCGAGTACTGCTGAAGGTGTGTTAAGTGAAGTATTGTTCAGCGAAAATGATGTGGTGCCCATTGGTGCTGTAATTGCACGTATTAAAACAGGTGCTGCTGAAGCAACATCATCTGCCCCAACTCCTGCCCCTGCTCCGGCACAGGTAGTTGAATCAGTAAATGCAGAAGTGATCGATGAAGATATTCCTTACCAACCGGCAGGTGCTAAAGTAAGTGCTCCGGCAAACGGGATTCGTTTTTATTCTCCACTTGTATTGAATATAGCTGCACAGGAAGGAATTGGTATGGCTGAACTGGAAAAAATTCCCGGTACGGGCAACGAAGGTCGTGTTACAAAAAAAGATATTCTTCAGTACGTAAGCACGAGAAAAGGTGGAGCTACAAGCTATTCGCCACAAACTGCAAGTAATGATGATGTATTGGTTGTACCAATGAACAGAGTTGAACAACCTGTGCAACAGCAACAACCAGCTCCTGCTCCATCAATGGCGCCAACTGTTTACAGTGGTAATGTAGAGATCATTGAAATGGATCGCATGCGCAAGTTGATTGCTGACCATATGGTGCGAAGCAAACAAACCAGTCCGCATGTAACAAGTTTTACCGAAGCCGATGTAACCAACCTGGTACAATGGCGTGATAAGATGAAGAAGGAATTTGAAAAACGTGAAGGAACAAAGATCACGTTTACACCATTATTCATTGAAGCAATTGTAAAGTGCATCAAGAAATATCCGTTGATCAACAGTTCTGTTGATGGCGACCGCATTATTGTGAAGAAAGATATCAATATTGGTATGGCAACAGCATTACCAAGCGGTAACTTAATTGTACCTGTTATTAAAAATGCAGATCAGTTGAATCTTGTTGGTTTAACAAAACAGGTGAACAACTTAGCTGATAGTGCACGCAACGGTAAATTAAAAGCCGACGATACAACTGGTGGCACATTTACAATGACCAATGTTGGTACGTTTGGAAGTTTGATGGGCACTCCGATCATCAATCAGCCACAAGTTGCTGTGTTAGCTGTCGGTGCTATTAAGAAACGACCGGTGGTGATAGAAACACCAATGGGCGACAGTATTGCCATCCGCCACATGATGTATTTAAGTATGAGTTATGATCATCGGATTATTGATGGCAGCCTCGGTGCTACATTCTTAACTGCAGTAGCAAATGAGTTGCAGAATTTTAATCCTGACAGAGATTTATAA